The sequence CTGGCGGCCGCCGAACATAGCAACAACACAGGCGCGCGTCAAGGTCACGGTGATCTACGAGACCGGCGCCCAGGCGTCTGACACGAGCGACGGAGACTTCACGATACAGAAGGGATACTCCTTCACGGCGTGGAGGCCGGACTTCGGAGGGTACTACACATCGTTCAGAGCCTGGCTCAAACCGCCTTACTCGTTCAGGGCAGGATGGTAGGGATCTGTGGCCGCCCACAGATCCAATCTTATTTTTATAGAAAATTTTTTAAAACTACTTTGATGGAAAGCATTCTTCGACATGCATCCTCGAACAGGAGGTTAATAGAAATCCTCGGGCGATCCTTCAACAGGTGGAAACTCTACGTCATCCAAGCGGGATCAGCAGCACCGCTGACAACACAGCGGCAAGCATCATCGCCCTCCCGATGAGTGAGATCGCCGAGGAGATATCCTCGCTCTCCGGATCCCGGCCCTCGTCCAGTATCGTGTAAACCCCTGGCTTCTCCATTCTCGTGCCAAGAGCGCCAGCGGCTGCTGCCATCGGCCAGCCGGAGTTCGGGCTGGGAGTGACAGAGCGGTATCGCATGCATGCCCGGAGGATGTCCTGGGCTTTAGTGGGCGAGGCTATCATGATCAGCGGCAGGCTAAGCCTGGCTGGGATCCAGTTCAGGATGTCGTCAAGCCGGGCGGGGACGTACCCGATCTCGCGGAGCTCCTCGGTCCGGTATCCGAGCATGCTGTCCATCGTGCTCACGGCCTTGAACGCAAGCGCGGCCTCCACGCCGGCGCCTAAATATGAGAAGAGCACGTAGTAGAAGAGAGGCGAGACGATCGTATCGACGTAGTTCTCGGACAGCGACTCTATGACTGCGGATCTGGCCTGTGCGTGTGTGAGGTTCAGAGGATTCCTGCTCACCAGGGCCGGAAGGAGGCGCTTTGCGGCA comes from Methanothrix sp. and encodes:
- a CDS encoding cobalamin biosynthesis protein, with protein sequence MITEIIEPPPLSVLILALLIDIILGEPPAALHPVVIIGKAVDRLRRMVPRRKISGLVISVVVITGAVLAGVALIHIAYALGDLAGHRLMGDLLALISSSYLLKSTFAFRSLISTSREIGRLIDEDLDAAKRLLPALVSRNPLNLTHAQARSAVIESLSENYVDTIVSPLFYYVLFSYLGAGVEAALAFKAVSTMDSMLGYRTEELREIGYVPARLDDILNWIPARLSLPLIMIASPTKAQDILRACMRYRSVTPSPNSGWPMAAAAGALGTRMEKPGVYTILDEGRDPESEDISSAISLIGRAMMLAAVLSAVLLIPLG